The genomic interval AAGCGTATTGACCGCAACCAAAATTCTGTCCGCAATCACCAGCTTTTTAAAATAGCCCCACAAAATCCTCTGCAGTCCAAAGGACATGTTCTTGGCATCGATTTGATGCTCCTTAAAAAGTGTCTTTGCCAAGTCGTCAAACCTGCTTATAGGTCCCTGTATAAGCTGCGGGAAAAATGATACGAACAGCGCAAGCTTACCTAAATTCTTTTCAGGAGGATATTTGCCTCTATAGACATCGATCATGTAGCCCATGGATTGAAAAGTATAAAATGATATTCCCAAAGGCAATGCTATTGATACAAATGAAAGTCCCTGATTTGACCCAAAAACCTCTAATGTCCAGTTTATATTTGCTATCGTAAAATTGATATACTTGATGACAAATAGCATCCCAAAATTGACCAACAGGGCGCTTAAGAGCCACTTCCATTGAATCTTTTTAACTCCCGACTTATAAGCTTTTTTATCTTCCCTGGAAAGTGTCTCTTTATTCTCTTTCAAGTATGCATCTAAATGCTTGTAATGCTTTCCAATTCTCACTGCCGTTAGGTACGTGGTGACAGTAGTTATTATTATGTATATCAAAAATTTCGGTCCTGCAATAAAATAAAACACATAGCTAAAAGCAAGCAGCAGCTTCCACTGATATTTTTTTGGTATCGTATAGTAAAGCAAAAAAAGCAGCGATATGAATATTACAAAGGTATGAGATGTAAAAAGCATGTTTTTTCCCCTGTATCTTTATTTAGTCTTCCAGTTTTTCTATTAATGCGTACAATGCCTTTGCTGAGTTGAAATTTTCGGGTATTATGGATTCCGGTGGTATGGTTACTCCGTATTCGTTGTCTATTTCCGCAATAAGCGACACTATGTCAAAAGAATCTAATATGCCTTGGTCTATTAGCTTGTCGTTATTTTCAAAATCCACTTCCGGGTGCATGTCTTTCAGCATTTCCAATAAAGTTTCCATTTTATAACCCCTTTTTTTAAATTTTATCAGCCAATTTTATCCTGTCAATCTTGCCGTTTGTTGTCAGCGGCAAAGCTTCAAGGTTTACTATATGGTTTGGCACCATGTACCTTGGAAGCTTTTCCTTTAGGTACATAATTACATCTTTACCAATCGCCGCGCCGGTATAAAACAGCACAATCCTGCTTTTATGGCTATCGTAAATGCAGCATGCGCTTTCAACATCATCTACTGTATTTGCACATACCTCTATTTCTCCTAGTTCAATCCGGTGTCCCATATGCTTTATCTGGTAGTCTCTTCTAGATACAAAAATCAGCTCTCCTCTTTCGTTGTATCTCCCTAGATCTCCAGTTCTGTATATTATCTCAGGATATGCCTTGCATGTAGGGTTTTGAACGTATGCTTCTCTTGTTCGTTCAAGGTCGTTGTAGTATCCCAGCGTTACTCCCACTCCTCTTATGCATATCTCGCCGAGCTCTCCGGCAGCAGCCTCTTCATCCTTATCATTTAGCAGAAGCACCTGGGTGTTTTTAAAGGGCTTTCCTATAGGTATGGGATCGTCCAACTCAAAAACCCTGTTTACTTCATAGTAGCAGCTCATTCCTGTGGCTTCAGTAGGTCCGTACAGATTAATGAACCTGGCATCAGGCAAATGCTTTCTCCAGAGATTAAACTGCTTGATAGGAAAAACCTCGCTTCCGAAGGCTATGGTATGGAGATATTCGGGCACGGCCTTTTCCAGCACCTTAAATGAGGATATTATCACCAGTGCGGTAACCACCCAACAGACCGTATTTATTTTATATTCATTCAAGCACTCAACCAGCTTCACGGGAAACATGAAATGAGACTTTGGAATTATATAAGTAGTTGCACCGCATTTTATGGTTCCAAGCACCTCTTTTAATGATGCATCCAAATAAAAAGGCGTCTGATTTCCAAACACTGTATCCTCGTCAGCTTTAAGGACCTCCATCAGATTATCAATATAATCTATTACCGATCGGTGATTGGCAATCACGCCCTTAGGGGTTCCGGTAGATCCAGAGGTGAAAACCGTATATATGGGGTCAAAGTCGATTGCTTTATCCCTGATTGACGACAACGACAATTCATCTATTTCCCCAACCGATATATCCTCATAAGTAAATATCTTTACTTTATAATTCAACGTTTTCATAAGGTCCACAGTCGATTCATCGCATATTGCAGCTTTGGGTTTCATCTTTTCCAGAATCATCTCTATCCTGTTAAGTCCCATTTCTTGATCTAATGGAACGTAAAAGCACCCTGCGTATATAGCGCCAAAATAAGCGACTGCGGTTGCCGGCTGTTTTTTCATGAAAACCGCCACCGGCTCTTTATATAATCCCTTTCCGGATAAATAGCTACCGATAACTCTTGCTCTATCGTATACTTCTAAAAAGGACAACTTTTCTTGTTCATCGGCATAGGCCGTTTTATCCGGCAGCCTCTTTACTGTCTGTTCCAGGTATTCAAGTATGTTTATCTGCAAACCACGTCACCTCCCGGATGTCTCAAAGATTTTTTTACTTTTCCTCCACAGAGAGCAACAGCTTTTTCAGCCGCGAT from Alkalibacter saccharofermentans DSM 14828 carries:
- a CDS encoding acyl carrier protein; the protein is METLLEMLKDMHPEVDFENNDKLIDQGILDSFDIVSLIAEIDNEYGVTIPPESIIPENFNSAKALYALIEKLED
- a CDS encoding amino acid adenylation domain-containing protein; this translates as MQINILEYLEQTVKRLPDKTAYADEQEKLSFLEVYDRARVIGSYLSGKGLYKEPVAVFMKKQPATAVAYFGAIYAGCFYVPLDQEMGLNRIEMILEKMKPKAAICDESTVDLMKTLNYKVKIFTYEDISVGEIDELSLSSIRDKAIDFDPIYTVFTSGSTGTPKGVIANHRSVIDYIDNLMEVLKADEDTVFGNQTPFYLDASLKEVLGTIKCGATTYIIPKSHFMFPVKLVECLNEYKINTVCWVVTALVIISSFKVLEKAVPEYLHTIAFGSEVFPIKQFNLWRKHLPDARFINLYGPTEATGMSCYYEVNRVFELDDPIPIGKPFKNTQVLLLNDKDEEAAAGELGEICIRGVGVTLGYYNDLERTREAYVQNPTCKAYPEIIYRTGDLGRYNERGELIFVSRRDYQIKHMGHRIELGEIEVCANTVDDVESACCIYDSHKSRIVLFYTGAAIGKDVIMYLKEKLPRYMVPNHIVNLEALPLTTNGKIDRIKLADKI